The Mauremys reevesii isolate NIE-2019 linkage group 1, ASM1616193v1, whole genome shotgun sequence genome has a segment encoding these proteins:
- the LOC120392950 gene encoding olfactory receptor 52N2-like, with protein sequence MADFNLTPSESSMFILTGIPGLESDHIWISIPFSTVYFIALLGNFTVLFVVGKEKSLHKPMYLLLCMLALTDITTSTSFMPKALCIFWFNLKSITVKGCLTQMFFFHALSNVHSAVLVTMAFDRYVAICNPLRYATILTNARIAKLGLVGLIRALIFILPMPLLLSRKPFCANLIIPHTYCDHMAVAKMSCGDVTVSRLYGLGMVFILIGLDVTLIGLSYGLIIRAVLRISSKKANHKALNTCSAHICVILIAYPLGLFSSLTHRFGQGIPQHVHIILSNITYLIPPMLNPIIYGVKTKELRDKVVKYICRIHSPHATDFKPA encoded by the coding sequence ATGGCAGATTTCAACCTCACTCCCTCTGAGTCTTCAATGTTCATCCTAACCGGCATCCCTGGCCTGGAATCTGAccacatctggatttccatccctttctccaCAGTCTACTTTATTGCCTTGTTGGGAAATTTCACAGTTCTGTTTGTTGTAGGCAAAGAGAAGTccctgcacaagccgatgtacctgctgctctgcatgctggcgcTCACAGACATCACCACATCTACCTCCTTCATGCCAAaggcactgtgtatattttggttcaatttgaaaAGCATTACTGTGAAgggctgcctcacccagatgttcttcttTCATGCACTTTCTAATGTGCACTCAGCTGTCCTCGTGACAATGGCCTTCGATCGTTacgttgccatatgtaaccctctgagatacGCCACCATCCTCACCAATGCACGAATAGCTAAGCTAGGGCTAGTGGGTTTGATAAGAGCCCTAATCTTCATTCTGCCTATGCCCCTGCTCCTGAGCAGGAAGCCATTCTGTGCCAACCTCATTATCCCCCACACGTACTGCGACCATATGGCAGTAGCTAAGATGTCATGTGGGGACGTCACAGTCAGCAGACTATACGGCTTGGGCATGGTGTTTATACTCATTGGGTTAGACGTGACGCTCATTGGCCTCTCCTACGGTCTGATCATCAGGGCCgtcctcagaatctcctccaaGAAAGCCAACCACAAAGCCCTCAACACTTGCTcagcccacatctgtgtgatCCTCATTGCTTATCCTCTTGGACTCTTTTCCAGTCTGACACACAGGTTTGGTCAGGGCATCCCTCAGCATGTTCACATCATCTTGTCGAACATCACTTACCTCATTCCCCCCATGCTCAACCCTATCATTTATGGGGTCAAAACCAAAGAGCTTCGTGACAAAGTGGTTAAATACATCTGCAGAATTCACTCACCTCATGCTACTGACTTTAAACCTGCATGA